A DNA window from Nitrospira sp. contains the following coding sequences:
- a CDS encoding Sigma-54-dependent Fis family transcriptional regulator (MaGe:77308821), with translation MAGSQPEVCVVSPFNDPILAARVEAIRQLAGGISDRVAVMDREFNVVYANSAAWAEPVSGESRSHPAKCYQAFARRPDPCGACPATKVFQSPDVQSVSCGVEGDGTACGMHQAFPLVASDGQVASMLVLFTSSPKPALRPVFQEPDDRPVPMVREHLGDLIGRSAAMQQLFDMIALVAESQATVLIQGESGTGKELVAKTIHRLSDRRDKPFVVVDCGSLPETLLESELFGHMKGSFTGATANKRGLFEEADGGTIFLDEIADTTPTFQAKLLRVLQEGEVKRVGGNQPVKVDVRVVSATNKDLGELVKMKAFRQDLYYRLAVLPLSLPPLRERREDIPLLVDQFLAASCKRHRQSLRTVSSDVVQALSEAVWPGNVRELQHYIERAVVTTTGPDLMCSDMVALRAKAPEEGLRTVVRDAVSLTERTRIVEALRKTGGNRLRAAKLLKISRAGLYNKLRDYGLQ, from the coding sequence ATGGCCGGATCTCAGCCAGAGGTGTGTGTCGTTTCCCCTTTCAACGATCCCATTCTCGCCGCGCGGGTCGAAGCGATTCGGCAGCTTGCGGGTGGAATATCCGATCGTGTCGCGGTGATGGATCGCGAGTTCAACGTCGTGTACGCCAACTCGGCGGCATGGGCCGAGCCTGTGTCCGGTGAATCCCGCTCGCATCCTGCAAAGTGCTATCAGGCGTTTGCGCGTCGCCCCGATCCCTGCGGCGCCTGCCCGGCGACGAAAGTGTTTCAATCGCCGGATGTCCAGTCCGTGTCGTGCGGCGTAGAGGGCGATGGGACTGCTTGCGGGATGCATCAGGCGTTTCCACTGGTCGCCAGCGACGGGCAGGTCGCCTCCATGCTGGTGTTATTTACGTCCTCTCCTAAGCCAGCTCTTCGACCGGTGTTTCAGGAGCCGGACGACCGTCCGGTTCCGATGGTGCGAGAGCATTTGGGCGATCTCATCGGCCGCAGCGCGGCGATGCAGCAGTTGTTCGACATGATTGCATTGGTCGCGGAGAGCCAGGCGACCGTGTTGATTCAGGGTGAAAGCGGCACGGGTAAAGAGTTAGTCGCGAAGACCATTCATCGCCTCAGTGATCGCCGGGACAAGCCGTTTGTGGTGGTCGATTGCGGATCGCTGCCGGAGACCTTGCTGGAGAGCGAGTTATTCGGCCATATGAAGGGATCGTTTACCGGTGCGACGGCGAATAAGCGGGGTCTGTTCGAAGAAGCGGACGGCGGCACCATTTTCCTCGACGAGATTGCCGATACGACGCCGACGTTTCAAGCCAAGCTGTTGCGTGTGCTGCAAGAAGGGGAAGTCAAACGAGTCGGAGGCAATCAGCCGGTCAAGGTCGATGTACGAGTCGTGTCGGCCACGAATAAAGATCTGGGTGAGTTGGTGAAGATGAAGGCGTTCCGGCAGGATCTGTATTATCGCTTGGCGGTCTTGCCGTTGTCGTTGCCTCCGCTTCGAGAGCGGCGAGAGGATATTCCATTGTTGGTCGACCAGTTCCTCGCCGCATCGTGCAAGCGCCATCGGCAGTCGCTGAGAACGGTCTCGTCCGATGTGGTGCAAGCGCTCAGCGAGGCGGTGTGGCCGGGGAATGTTCGCGAGTTGCAGCATTACATCGAGCGGGCGGTTGTGACAACGACGGGTCCAGATCTGATGTGCAGCGATATGGTGGCTTTGAGAGCAAAGGCGCCGGAGGAAGGGCTGCGCACGGTGGTTCGGGACGCAGTCAGTCTCACGGAGCGGACACGCATCGTCGAAGCCTTGCGGAAGACTGGCGGGAATCGGCTTCGAGCCGCCAAGTTACTGAAGATCAGTCGGGCTGGTCTCTACAATAAGCTGCGAGATTACGGCCTCCAATAG
- a CDS encoding Response regulator (MaGe:77308822) — MIEGKPMVLVVDDDGEMRSLLCDSLWREGYALREAGGGEEAFQLVLSAMPDLVLTEIRFDTGGVDYINRLRAVAPNCPIVVMTAFGDEQVRMKVLRAGATAYFSKPVHLAELKSCVRQLLKGDRGGFQRVTATEAAR; from the coding sequence GTGATCGAGGGGAAGCCGATGGTGCTGGTGGTTGACGACGACGGAGAGATGCGCAGCCTTCTCTGCGACAGTTTGTGGAGAGAAGGGTATGCGCTTCGTGAGGCCGGGGGCGGGGAAGAGGCCTTTCAGCTCGTTCTCAGTGCTATGCCGGATTTGGTTCTGACGGAGATTCGTTTTGACACGGGAGGCGTTGACTATATCAATCGCCTCAGAGCCGTCGCTCCGAACTGTCCGATCGTCGTCATGACGGCGTTCGGCGATGAGCAGGTCAGGATGAAAGTGCTTCGCGCTGGCGCGACGGCGTATTTCAGCAAGCCGGTGCATCTGGCGGAGCTGAAATCTTGTGTGAGACAATTGCTTAAGGGAGATAGGGGTGGATTTCAGCGCGTGACGGCGACTGAGGCGGCTCGGTAG